Proteins encoded within one genomic window of Acidobacteriota bacterium:
- a CDS encoding PilZ domain-containing protein, with amino-acid sequence MRPDRRAGERGAVKCPVEVRVGDKPPLRGHTQNVSATGSLLVLPCDIPLGVEFRLSLELPDDQPPLELWAMAIRHAAGSDAHSRPVRLGVTFILPPLEAVRRIRSLIYESAPN; translated from the coding sequence ATGCGCCCTGATCGTCGCGCCGGCGAGCGTGGGGCCGTCAAGTGCCCGGTGGAAGTGCGGGTGGGCGACAAGCCGCCCCTGCGGGGGCATACCCAGAACGTCTCGGCAACCGGATCCCTGCTGGTGCTGCCCTGCGATATCCCGCTGGGTGTCGAGTTCCGCCTGAGCCTCGAGTTGCCCGATGACCAGCCCCCCCTCGAGCTCTGGGCCATGGCGATTCGCCACGCTGCGGGCAGCGATGCCCATTCCCGTCCCGTCCGCCTGGGGGTGACCTTCATCCTGCCCCCCCTCGAAGCCGTCCGTCGTATTCGCAGCCTGATCTACGAATCCGCTCCGAACTGA
- a CDS encoding Gfo/Idh/MocA family oxidoreductase, which yields MPRRELSVGLAGLGLHGERYANHLLQGHVPGARLVAVCRRRPDLSRAWAREHSLRLYGSFEELAEAPGLDALVAVLPPSQHAPAIATAAAAGRPLLVEKPAAAGADAARQALTAARRAGIPVMVAQTLRFDATITALAEALPSIGTIQTLAINQRFEPTTRDWIDRPGEGGLVFNTGVHGIDLMQYFTGCRITEARALAGRIHTRNTEDLFVAALRLEPGGILATLDNSRACGARSGRVEIAGTQGQLVADHVHGILWRLRGRSREALPVGPPVATCRAVLAAFADALRDGRPMPVPLAEGVAAVEGAQLVQQALDQEEQANP from the coding sequence ATGCCCCGACGCGAGTTGTCCGTCGGCCTGGCCGGTCTGGGCCTGCACGGCGAACGCTACGCCAACCACCTGTTGCAGGGCCATGTTCCCGGCGCCCGCCTGGTGGCCGTCTGCCGGCGCCGACCGGATCTCTCCCGGGCCTGGGCGCGGGAGCACTCCCTGCGCCTGTACGGCTCCTTCGAAGAGCTGGCCGAGGCCCCGGGACTCGACGCCCTCGTGGCCGTGCTGCCTCCCTCCCAGCACGCCCCCGCCATTGCCACGGCGGCGGCGGCGGGGCGGCCCCTGCTGGTGGAGAAACCCGCGGCGGCCGGCGCCGACGCGGCGCGGCAGGCCCTGACCGCCGCCCGCCGGGCGGGCATCCCGGTGATGGTGGCCCAGACCTTGCGCTTCGACGCCACCATCACCGCCCTCGCCGAGGCCTTGCCCTCCATCGGCACGATCCAAACTCTCGCCATCAACCAGCGCTTCGAGCCGACCACGCGGGATTGGATCGACCGCCCCGGAGAAGGCGGCCTGGTCTTCAACACGGGTGTTCACGGCATCGACCTGATGCAGTACTTCACCGGCTGCCGGATCACCGAAGCGCGGGCCCTGGCCGGGCGCATCCATACCCGGAACACGGAAGACCTCTTCGTCGCTGCGCTTCGTCTCGAGCCGGGAGGCATTCTCGCCACCCTGGACAACTCCCGGGCCTGCGGCGCCCGCAGCGGCCGGGTGGAAATCGCCGGTACCCAGGGCCAGTTGGTGGCCGACCATGTGCACGGTATCTTGTGGCGCCTGCGGGGGCGCAGCCGGGAAGCGCTCCCGGTGGGACCGCCGGTGGCGACGTGCCGCGCGGTCCTCGCCGCCTTCGCCGACGCCCTGCGGGACGGTCGACCGATGCCGGTCCCCCTGGCCGAGGGGGTCGCGGCGGTGGAAGGCGCTCAGCTCGTCCAACAGGCTCTCGATCAAGAGGAGCAGGCAAACCCATGA
- a CDS encoding Fe(2+)-trafficking protein translates to MTSPDQQWKCRRCGGEGPRLDYEPWPGDLGREIRASVCDPCYRQWIEMQTKMINEYRLNVLHPEHSQAVREQMEVFLGLKEAESGQG, encoded by the coding sequence ATGACCTCACCCGATCAGCAGTGGAAGTGCCGACGTTGTGGAGGTGAAGGGCCGCGGCTCGACTACGAGCCCTGGCCCGGAGACCTCGGCCGGGAGATTCGCGCGTCTGTCTGCGATCCCTGCTACCGGCAGTGGATCGAGATGCAGACAAAAATGATCAACGAGTATCGCCTCAACGTGCTGCACCCGGAGCACAGTCAGGCGGTACGGGAGCAGATGGAGGTCTTCCTGGGCCTGAAAGAAGCGGAATCCGGGCAAGGATAG
- a CDS encoding 4-hydroxy-3-methylbut-2-enyl diphosphate reductase has product MSHFPDIVRKGFGLRREVAGELARDYESELVSQARLAGHALAWPGLKVRIAKEFGFCYGVERAVDYAYETRRHFPGRRLLITGEIIHNPGVNTRLRELGYEFLDGGHGSTVAFEDVGPEDVVLIPAFGVTVDLLTRLRETGALLVDTTCGSVLNVWKNVERFAREGYTCLIHGKWDHEETRATASRALQYPGGKVLVVRNLEETHEVAGFIRAGEGADGEAFLRRFAQSVSESFDPRRDLQRVGMANQTTMLSSESLEVARVIRQALEDRWGSDAIDEHFRAFDTICSATEDRQQAVLEMMESPPELMIIIGGYNSSNTGHLAEICAQKVPTYHVEGAGELLSAGEIRHRLPDTGKMALSRGWLPEKDLEVGITAGASTPDREIGAVICRLLELRGIDPSQRFPGESA; this is encoded by the coding sequence TTGAGCCATTTTCCAGATATCGTCCGCAAGGGTTTCGGGCTCCGCCGCGAGGTCGCCGGAGAACTGGCCCGTGACTACGAGTCCGAACTGGTCAGCCAGGCCCGCCTGGCCGGCCACGCCTTGGCCTGGCCGGGACTGAAGGTCCGCATCGCCAAGGAGTTCGGCTTTTGCTACGGGGTCGAGCGGGCGGTGGACTACGCCTACGAGACCCGGCGGCATTTTCCCGGCCGGCGGCTGCTGATCACCGGGGAGATCATCCACAACCCCGGTGTCAACACCCGCCTGCGGGAACTGGGCTACGAGTTTCTCGACGGAGGTCACGGTTCGACGGTGGCTTTCGAAGACGTGGGCCCGGAGGACGTCGTTCTGATTCCCGCGTTCGGGGTGACCGTCGATCTGCTGACCCGGCTGCGTGAAACCGGCGCGCTCCTGGTGGATACCACCTGCGGCAGTGTTCTCAACGTCTGGAAGAACGTCGAGCGTTTTGCGCGAGAGGGGTACACCTGCCTGATTCACGGCAAGTGGGACCACGAGGAGACCCGGGCCACCGCCTCCCGCGCCCTGCAATATCCGGGCGGCAAGGTGCTGGTGGTGCGCAACCTCGAAGAGACGCATGAGGTGGCGGGTTTCATCCGGGCCGGCGAGGGGGCCGACGGCGAGGCCTTCCTCCGCCGTTTCGCGCAGTCGGTCTCCGAGAGTTTCGACCCCCGCCGCGACTTGCAGCGGGTCGGCATGGCCAATCAGACCACGATGCTCTCTTCGGAAAGCCTCGAGGTGGCCCGGGTGATCCGCCAGGCCCTCGAGGATCGCTGGGGGAGCGATGCCATCGACGAGCATTTCCGGGCTTTCGACACCATCTGTTCCGCCACTGAAGACCGGCAGCAGGCGGTGCTGGAGATGATGGAGTCGCCCCCGGAGCTGATGATCATCATCGGCGGTTACAACTCGTCGAATACCGGCCACCTGGCGGAGATCTGCGCCCAGAAGGTGCCGACCTATCACGTGGAAGGCGCGGGGGAGCTGCTCAGCGCCGGGGAAATTCGGCACAGGCTGCCGGACACGGGGAAAATGGCCCTCTCCCGGGGATGGCTGCCGGAGAAAGACCTGGAAGTGGGCATCACCGCCGGTGCTTCCACCCCCGACCGGGAGATCGGCGCGGTGATCTGCCGCCTTCTCGAACTGCGCGGCATCGACCCCTCCCAACGGTTTCCCGGCGAGTCGGCATAG
- a CDS encoding lysylphosphatidylglycerol synthase transmembrane domain-containing protein, translated as MHAAPIEPADRRVRKRGPVGRRVLALTLLLLAVGFLAWQVQRAGPREIASRLVEVSWPWLGVIAALTLARYLVASMKLAAISRRLMRVRFAAYVPIFLASQILTLVIPGLRVGGTILRAHLANRRFGGGFARHLGPNILDQLTLFAAWLIAAGVLLPVAAAETAGPVPYRPFLLLAGLTGAFVGGFFLFRRHWPAIHRWLRFERRGLKARVAQALAQALEGTGTLVTDPTAIFLGLGGGLLFVLLAGLCQHAALHALGEPVAWWTSLLAVVVGTTAGTASGTPGGLGVAEAAQVVYLQGQGIPPGMATAAVLLARGAYYISILATGGLSFAWEARQGHLAGLMGGRLPAAAHDPVSRPQDMTS; from the coding sequence ATGCATGCCGCCCCCATCGAGCCCGCCGATCGCCGCGTCCGGAAACGCGGACCGGTCGGTCGCCGCGTACTGGCCCTGACCTTGCTCCTGCTGGCTGTCGGTTTTCTCGCCTGGCAGGTCCAGCGCGCCGGCCCACGAGAGATCGCCTCACGCCTGGTCGAGGTGAGCTGGCCCTGGCTGGGGGTGATCGCAGCGCTGACCCTCGCCCGCTACCTGGTGGCGTCCATGAAACTGGCAGCCATCAGCCGGCGCCTGATGCGGGTGCGATTCGCGGCCTACGTGCCGATCTTCCTCGCCTCGCAGATTCTCACCCTGGTGATCCCGGGCCTCCGGGTCGGAGGCACCATCCTGCGGGCCCACCTGGCCAACCGACGCTTCGGAGGCGGCTTCGCCCGTCACCTGGGGCCCAATATCCTCGACCAGCTCACCCTCTTCGCGGCCTGGCTGATCGCCGCCGGCGTTCTGCTGCCCGTGGCCGCGGCGGAAACCGCCGGCCCCGTGCCCTATCGTCCCTTTCTCCTGCTGGCGGGATTGACCGGAGCCTTCGTCGGAGGCTTTTTCCTCTTCCGGCGCCACTGGCCGGCCATCCACCGCTGGCTGAGGTTCGAGCGCCGCGGCCTGAAAGCCCGGGTGGCCCAGGCCCTGGCCCAGGCCCTGGAAGGCACGGGCACCCTGGTCACCGATCCGACCGCCATCTTCCTCGGCCTGGGCGGCGGCCTGCTCTTCGTGCTGCTGGCCGGGCTCTGCCAGCACGCCGCCCTGCACGCCCTGGGCGAGCCGGTGGCCTGGTGGACCTCCCTGCTCGCGGTGGTCGTGGGAACCACGGCCGGCACCGCTTCGGGCACCCCGGGAGGCCTGGGAGTCGCCGAGGCGGCCCAGGTGGTCTACCTCCAGGGGCAAGGCATCCCCCCGGGGATGGCGACGGCGGCCGTGCTGCTGGCCCGGGGCGCGTACTACATTTCGATCCTGGCTACCGGCGGCCTGTCCTTCGCCTGGGAAGCCCGACAAGGACACCTGGCGGGGTTGATGGGAGGCCGGTTACCAGCCGCTGCCCACGATCCAGTGAGCCGTCCCCAGGACATGACCTCTTAG
- a CDS encoding YbhB/YbcL family Raf kinase inhibitor-like protein gives MDLRLSLPILLLVAAVSLAAGVDSALRNESPGFHLQPAGPAAGGWTAITMMGRFGGSPELNWQAVPPGTASLALVARDDSAIGRGRIFWAVWNITPDRRGLPPGLPREARVAGLSQARVGDGLPGFAAPPLEMGGGRRLRFTLYALDRPVSLEPGADADRMEGELRGHVLGTAHWIVGSGW, from the coding sequence ATGGACCTCAGACTCAGCCTGCCCATCCTGCTCCTCGTCGCCGCGGTTTCCCTGGCCGCCGGCGTGGACAGCGCTTTGCGTAACGAGAGTCCGGGATTCCACCTGCAACCGGCAGGACCGGCTGCCGGCGGCTGGACCGCGATCACCATGATGGGACGTTTCGGCGGGAGCCCCGAGCTGAACTGGCAGGCGGTCCCGCCGGGTACGGCGAGTCTCGCGCTGGTGGCCCGTGACGATTCCGCGATCGGCCGCGGCCGGATCTTCTGGGCCGTGTGGAACATCACGCCCGATCGCCGGGGCCTGCCCCCGGGCCTGCCCCGGGAGGCCCGGGTCGCCGGCCTGTCCCAGGCCCGGGTGGGCGATGGGCTGCCGGGCTTTGCCGCACCGCCCCTCGAAATGGGGGGGGGGCGACGCCTGCGCTTCACCCTCTACGCCCTCGACCGCCCGGTCTCTCTCGAGCCCGGAGCGGATGCCGACCGGATGGAGGGCGAGCTAAGAGGTCATGTCCTGGGGACGGCTCACTGGATCGTGGGCAGCGGCTGGTAA
- a CDS encoding cation diffusion facilitator family transporter: MERGEKVRDSISGQGRTVVVMSAVLVLAVLIGGLKVVAWWLTSSQALLSDAVESLVNVLTGAFGLFSVVYASRPADSSHPYGHGRIEFFSAGLAGVMILLAAAGIAREAIPALLDPRPLSDLGTGLTLAVAAALANLLIGSFLVLRGKRCGSLTLVGEGRHLLADTVTTAGVIVGLLLVKLTGFVILDPLAACLVASIITLNGVQLLREAGGRLMDRQDPRLIARIAEVLRRLRRDEWIDVHLLRAWSSGDFVHIDFHLTLPRYWELERVHEAQQELSAALIEGLAAPGEVLVHPDPCSPSLCAGCRVEPCPVRGEAYRREDPWTPRILALPRHGDEADPCRQKLEEASIQARRDPS; encoded by the coding sequence ATGGAGCGAGGCGAGAAGGTACGCGACAGCATCTCGGGCCAGGGCCGTACCGTCGTCGTGATGTCCGCAGTGCTGGTGCTGGCGGTGCTGATCGGCGGGCTGAAAGTGGTGGCCTGGTGGCTGACCTCCAGCCAGGCCCTGCTCTCCGACGCGGTCGAATCGCTGGTCAACGTGCTCACCGGGGCTTTCGGACTCTTCAGTGTCGTCTACGCTTCCCGACCGGCGGACAGCTCCCATCCCTACGGACACGGGCGCATCGAGTTCTTTTCCGCCGGGCTTGCGGGAGTGATGATTCTCCTGGCCGCGGCGGGCATCGCGCGGGAGGCGATTCCCGCGCTGCTCGATCCCCGTCCCCTCAGCGACCTGGGCACCGGACTGACCCTGGCCGTAGCGGCGGCGCTGGCCAACCTGCTGATCGGCTCGTTCCTCGTCCTCCGCGGAAAACGGTGCGGTAGCCTGACCCTGGTCGGCGAGGGGCGGCACCTGCTGGCCGATACGGTGACCACCGCGGGTGTGATCGTCGGCCTCCTGCTGGTGAAGCTGACCGGTTTCGTGATTCTCGATCCCCTGGCCGCCTGCCTGGTGGCCTCGATCATCACCCTCAACGGGGTCCAGCTTCTGCGGGAGGCGGGGGGGCGGCTGATGGACCGGCAGGACCCGCGACTGATCGCGCGCATCGCCGAAGTCCTCCGGCGGCTGCGCCGGGACGAGTGGATCGATGTTCACCTGCTGCGGGCCTGGAGTTCGGGCGATTTCGTCCATATCGACTTCCATCTGACCCTGCCGCGCTACTGGGAACTGGAGCGGGTACACGAGGCGCAACAGGAACTTTCCGCGGCCCTGATCGAAGGCCTGGCGGCGCCGGGGGAAGTGCTGGTCCATCCGGACCCCTGTTCGCCGAGCCTCTGTGCCGGATGCCGCGTGGAGCCCTGCCCGGTGCGCGGTGAGGCTTACCGTCGCGAGGATCCGTGGACTCCGCGCATCCTGGCTCTGCCGCGGCATGGCGACGAGGCGGACCCCTGCCGGCAGAAGCTCGAGGAGGCCAGCATCCAGGCTCGGCGGGACCCTTCCTGA
- the ftcD gene encoding glutamate formimidoyltransferase: protein MTKIIECVPNVSEGRDQAVLEQIAETVRGVEGVVLLDVDPGAETHRTVFTFVGDPEAVAEAAFRFARTALRLIDMTQHRGAHARMGAVDVMPFVPAGGGATMDDCVALARRVGRRIGEELEIPVFLYERAATRPQRQSLAEVRRGEYEGLAARLATEEGRPDFGPAAFVPRSGATAVGARPFLIAYNVDLNTSDRKLAHDIALDIREQGRLRRDADGKIVRDAEGNKLRKPGIHRNVRAVGWYIPEFGRAQVSINLTDFNVTAPHEVFETIRKLARERGLRVTGSEIVGLVPLEAMLMAGRHYLGLQGRSAALPEPDLVAQAIASLGLDDVKPFDPAQAIIDYRLAPRQQGLRAMSLTDFADELSRPTPAPGGGSVAALAGALAASLVSMVASLTHASSRTSPEAREELEAWGVRAQALKDVLLKAIDDDTAAFEAIGAARRLPRKTDEQKAARAQAMVEATRRAIEVPLTVVEQAADAADLALKLASNGMEAAVSDAGVAAWCARAAAESAALNVRINLPGLPLEAERSALAERLEKALSRARDLAAQAARKAEERIASGS, encoded by the coding sequence ATGACCAAGATCATCGAGTGTGTTCCGAACGTCTCCGAGGGCCGTGACCAGGCTGTGCTCGAGCAGATCGCCGAGACGGTGCGCGGTGTCGAAGGCGTGGTACTGCTGGACGTGGATCCGGGAGCCGAGACCCATCGCACGGTCTTCACGTTCGTCGGCGATCCCGAAGCCGTGGCCGAGGCGGCGTTTCGCTTTGCCCGGACGGCCCTGCGCCTGATCGACATGACCCAGCATCGGGGAGCCCATGCGCGGATGGGTGCGGTGGACGTGATGCCCTTCGTGCCCGCCGGAGGCGGCGCCACCATGGACGACTGTGTCGCACTGGCCCGCCGGGTGGGCCGACGCATCGGGGAAGAACTCGAGATCCCGGTCTTCCTCTACGAGCGCGCCGCCACCCGGCCCCAGCGGCAAAGCCTGGCCGAAGTGCGCCGGGGCGAGTACGAAGGGCTGGCCGCCCGCCTCGCCACCGAGGAAGGACGCCCCGACTTCGGGCCCGCCGCTTTCGTTCCCCGTTCGGGCGCCACCGCCGTCGGCGCCCGCCCCTTCCTGATTGCCTACAACGTGGACCTCAATACCTCCGACCGGAAGCTGGCCCACGACATCGCCCTCGACATCCGCGAACAGGGGCGTTTGAGACGAGATGCCGACGGCAAGATCGTCCGCGACGCGGAGGGCAACAAGCTCCGCAAGCCCGGAATCCACCGCAACGTCCGCGCCGTCGGCTGGTACATCCCCGAGTTCGGCCGGGCCCAGGTCTCCATCAACCTCACCGATTTCAACGTCACCGCGCCTCACGAGGTCTTCGAGACGATCCGCAAGCTGGCCCGCGAGCGGGGCCTGCGGGTGACGGGCTCGGAGATCGTCGGCCTGGTCCCCCTCGAGGCGATGCTGATGGCCGGCCGCCACTACCTGGGCTTGCAGGGCCGCAGCGCCGCCCTGCCCGAACCCGACCTGGTCGCCCAGGCCATCGCCAGCCTGGGCCTCGACGACGTCAAACCCTTCGATCCGGCCCAGGCCATCATCGACTACCGCCTCGCCCCGCGGCAGCAGGGCCTGCGCGCGATGAGCCTGACCGATTTCGCCGACGAACTCTCCCGCCCCACCCCGGCTCCCGGCGGCGGCAGCGTGGCCGCCCTCGCCGGAGCCCTGGCCGCCTCGCTGGTTTCGATGGTCGCTTCGTTGACCCACGCCTCTTCGCGCACCTCGCCCGAGGCGCGCGAAGAACTCGAGGCCTGGGGCGTCCGGGCCCAGGCGCTCAAGGATGTGCTGCTCAAGGCCATCGACGACGATACCGCGGCCTTCGAAGCCATCGGAGCCGCCCGACGTCTGCCGCGCAAGACCGACGAGCAGAAAGCCGCCCGGGCCCAGGCGATGGTCGAGGCCACACGCCGCGCCATCGAGGTGCCCCTGACCGTCGTCGAGCAGGCGGCCGACGCCGCCGATCTGGCGCTGAAACTGGCCTCGAACGGCATGGAGGCCGCTGTCTCCGACGCCGGCGTCGCGGCCTGGTGCGCCCGCGCCGCGGCGGAGTCGGCGGCTCTCAACGTGCGGATCAATCTCCCCGGCTTGCCGTTGGAGGCCGAACGTTCGGCCCTGGCCGAGCGCCTCGAAAAGGCGTTGTCCCGGGCCCGCGACCTGGCCGCCCAGGCGGCCCGCAAAGCCGAGGAGCGAATCGCCTCCGGAAGCTGA
- a CDS encoding type II secretion system protein — MSTSAGNGRPGSTAGLTLLETLVALALVAILTSLAVPTFGRALVAARQQRLAAAAGQIFTAVRRYQADHGHPPAPGSLRPDGFNLRTLTPLADRGYLAGPEAILTQLKDRRVTAYDTSGPDGSSGFWLLLIDADSPELQILAASTDDFPLAPGRWLEGIYLLRGEQLEKLRGAPSLAPTRRTRAAGGPGEPPRG, encoded by the coding sequence TTGTCCACAAGTGCCGGGAACGGGAGGCCGGGATCGACCGCGGGCTTGACCCTGCTCGAGACCCTGGTGGCCCTCGCCCTGGTGGCCATCCTGACCAGCCTGGCCGTACCCACCTTCGGCCGCGCCCTGGTCGCCGCCCGCCAGCAGCGCCTGGCAGCGGCGGCGGGACAGATCTTCACCGCCGTCCGCCGTTACCAGGCGGATCACGGGCACCCTCCGGCACCCGGCTCGCTTCGCCCCGATGGCTTCAATCTCCGCACCCTGACTCCCCTGGCCGATCGGGGTTATCTCGCGGGCCCCGAAGCGATCCTCACCCAGCTCAAGGATCGTCGCGTCACCGCCTACGACACCTCGGGGCCGGACGGGTCGAGTGGTTTCTGGCTGCTGCTGATCGACGCCGACAGTCCCGAACTGCAGATTCTCGCCGCCAGCACGGACGACTTTCCCCTGGCCCCGGGCCGGTGGCTCGAGGGGATCTACCTGCTGCGCGGCGAGCAACTCGAGAAGCTGCGCGGGGCCCCGTCCCTGGCGCCGACCCGCAGGACCAGGGCGGCGGGCGGTCCCGGAGAACCTCCCCGTGGCTGA